The DNA region CGGGTGAGGGGCGGTCCTGTTGCAGGCTCCCTCTCCCCGGAGGGGAGAGGGCTATAAAAAAGGCCAGAGGTGATGGCCTTGGTCAGGGAAGAGGGGAACTCGATCACTTCACCGTCAGTTCATACGTTCCCATCGTCCCGTACACGGCCACCGACGTGCTGCCCGCCGGGACCATGACGGTGCCGACATGCGACCCGGTGGTCACCACGTCGCCGGCCTTCAGGCCGCCCAGGCTGACCGCGCCGGTGTTGGCCATCCACACCAGAAGCCGCACCGGCTCGCCCGCGGAGTTGCCGGCGACCGTGTCGGCCTTCGTCTCGCCGTCGACGACCAGGGCGACCCGCTCCTTCAGCGGCTCCAGCGAGCGCCAGTCGGCGATGGCCGGGCCGACGACCAGGGCGCCGTGGTTGAACTGGTCGGCCATGTGGCTGAACCACTCCTGCGAGCCGAAGCCGGCGAAGCGGGTGTCGACGATCTCGAAGGCGGGATGGACGGACCCGACGGCGTCGAGGACCTCTTCGCGGCTGTAGGGCTCGGCGCGGGGCGGCAGGTCCTTGGCGAATGTGTAGGCGATCTCCGCCTCCATGCCGATGACCTGATAGTCCGCGGCGGGAAGCACCGTGGTGTCGAAGAACAGCGTGTCGGCGTGGATGGGAGCGCGGAACGGCTCCGACTCCGGGGTGCGGGCGCCGACCTTCCAGGCGACGACCGGGCCGAGGCGGCGGGCCACGGCGTCCTGGATGGCGTAGGCCTCGGCCTCGCTGGTGGGGCGGGTCGGCAGGGCGGACAGCCAGTCGCGGCTCTTGCGCGCCTGGATCAGGGCGTCGACGGAATCGCGGAATGCGGAATCGTTCATCTCTTCGGACATCGTCTTCGGGCCTTCGCTTTTCTTCGGTTATTGGTGCTTATCGGGTTGGACTCTCATGGCGCCGCAGGACTCGCGGATGACCAGCCGGGCGGGCAGGATCACGCGCTCCGGTGCCCCCTGCGGGTCGGCGATGCGGCGCAGCAGCAGGCGGGCGGCTTCCTGCCCGATCTGGCGGGCGGAGGTCGCGACGGTGGTCAGGGCGGGGCGGCTTATCGCCGCTTCGGTCAGGTCGTCGAAACCGGTGACCGCGACGTCCCGTCCCGCCCGCAGACCGCGGGCCTCCAGCCCCAGCATCACGCCGAACGCAACCAGATCGTTGTAACAAAGCATCGCGGTGGGCGGGTCGGCAAGATCCATCAGCGGCCCCACCGCGTCCAGCCCGCCGCGGCGGGTGGCCGGGCAGCGGACGACGAGGTCCGGGGTCAGGCCGTGGCGGCGCAGCGCCGCGGCGAAGCCGACGCGGCGCCCGGTGAAGGCGGAGTGGGACAGGTTGCCGCCGACGAAGGCGATGCGGCGATGGCCGATCCGCAGAAGATGCTCGGTCATCATCTCCATGCCGAACTCGTAATCCACCCCGGCGTAATCGCCTTCGCGGGCGGAGAGGAAGCGCAGGGCCTGGACGACGGGAAGCTGCCACTGGCGCAGCCGGTCCAGCAGGGCCGGCGACGTGCCGGCGGCGGGGCAGATGATCACCCCGTCCACATTCTGCTCGCGCATGCGCTGAAGGTAGCGGTCTTGCCGCTCCCCCGATTCCGCGGTGTTGGCGAGGAAGGCGACGACCCCCTGCTCACCCAGGACGTCGTCCACCCCGGCGGTCAGCTCGCCGTAGAAGGAATTGTTGATCTCGCAGACGAGCAGCCCGACCGTGTCGGTGCGGGCGGCGCGCAGGGTCGCGGCGCCGCGGTTGTAGACGTAGCCCAAGGCTTCGATGGCGGCCTGCACGCGCTCCCGCGTCTCGGCGGCGACCAGCGGGCTGCCGCGCAGGACGAGCGAGACGGTGGACCGCGACACCCCGGCGTGGTGCGCCACCTCCGTCAGGGTGATGCGGGCCGGTCCGCCGCGCTCGTCGAGGATGGTCATTCACGCCGCCATTCAGACGACGGCGGTCGGCAGCGGCTGGCCGGCGAAGAAGGCGGACAGGTTCGTCAGCACGAGATTGCCCATGGCCATCCGCGTCTCCACCGTGGCGCTCGCCTGATGCGGCTGGAGCACCACATTGTCCAGGCGGAACAGGGCCTCCGGCGCGTGCGGCTCGTTGGCGAAGACATCCAGCGCGGCCCCGCCGAGGCGACCGTCGGCCAGGGCGGCGACCAGTTCCGGCTCGTCCACCACGGCGCCGCGGGCGACGTTGACCAGCAGCCCGTCCGGCCCCAGCGCCTCGATCACCGCGCGGTTGACCATGTTGCGGGCGTCCGGCCCGGCCGAGGCGGCGACGATG from Azospirillum brasilense includes:
- a CDS encoding 2-keto-4-pentenoate hydratase; the encoded protein is MNDSAFRDSVDALIQARKSRDWLSALPTRPTSEAEAYAIQDAVARRLGPVVAWKVGARTPESEPFRAPIHADTLFFDTTVLPAADYQVIGMEAEIAYTFAKDLPPRAEPYSREEVLDAVGSVHPAFEIVDTRFAGFGSQEWFSHMADQFNHGALVVGPAIADWRSLEPLKERVALVVDGETKADTVAGNSAGEPVRLLVWMANTGAVSLGGLKAGDVVTTGSHVGTVMVPAGSTSVAVYGTMGTYELTVK
- a CDS encoding LacI family DNA-binding transcriptional regulator, whose protein sequence is MTILDERGGPARITLTEVAHHAGVSRSTVSLVLRGSPLVAAETRERVQAAIEALGYVYNRGAATLRAARTDTVGLLVCEINNSFYGELTAGVDDVLGEQGVVAFLANTAESGERQDRYLQRMREQNVDGVIICPAAGTSPALLDRLRQWQLPVVQALRFLSAREGDYAGVDYEFGMEMMTEHLLRIGHRRIAFVGGNLSHSAFTGRRVGFAAALRRHGLTPDLVVRCPATRRGGLDAVGPLMDLADPPTAMLCYNDLVAFGVMLGLEARGLRAGRDVAVTGFDDLTEAAISRPALTTVATSARQIGQEAARLLLRRIADPQGAPERVILPARLVIRESCGAMRVQPDKHQ